The segment ATTTGCATCACTGGGAATTTTTTTAATAATTCTTGCAAAATCTAAGATTGTCTCTTTATCGAGTATCTCAGCTGCAATTTTTTTACCATTTTTAATGTTTTTAGATATTGGATCTACTAATCATCCTTACTTCTTTATTAGTTTAGTTGTATCAATATTAGTTATCTGGAAGCATAGAACAAATATTAGACGATTACTTAAAGGAGAAGAATTAAAGATAAATGATATTAACAAATAGACTCGCAGATATCCAAAAAAGCCTTATTGGGATCTTTTGCTTTTGTAATAGCTCTTCCAATAACCAATTTAGAAGATCCATTACTTATTGCTTCAAAAGGAGTCATTATTCTATTTTGATCATCTTTTTTTTGAATATTTGTCCTAATACCAGGTGTTATTAATTCGAAATTATTTTTATACATTGATCTCAATATTTTTGCCTCCAAAGGAGAACAAACGCATCCATCTAATCCAGCATCGAAAGACAATTTTGCAAGTCTGATAACATTTTCCTCAATCGAGTTTTTTCTATCAAGATCAGTTTGGAATTCTTCACTAGATAAGCTAGTTAAAACAGTTATCCCTATAACACAAGGAGCATTTACAGTAGCTATTTTTGCTCCTTCTAAAGATGCTTTTTTTGATGCAGTAAGAGCTTTAGAACCTGCTGAAGCATGAACAGAAATAATATCAACTCCGAGTTTGGACACCTCATAACAAGCAGCGCTCATAGTATTAGGAATATCGTGAAATTTAAGATCTAAGAATATTTTTTTATTTAAATTTTTCAAAATTTTTATTACACTAGGTCCCTCCCTCGTAAAAAGTTCTAAGCCAACTTTTACCCATTTAATATTGGGACATCTTTCTAGCAATACTTTTGCTTGAAATATATCTAATCCATCAATAGCTAATATTATTTTTTCTTCTGTATTAAATTTTTTCATTTAATTTTAATTGTCAAACCTTTTAATTATTTTCTTGCCAATTTGCAATATTTTGCCTGATAAATCCTCTTTTGAATCAAAAACAAGATCTGGATTTACTAATTTATAACTATCGATTTTTACACCCCCACCTTTAATAGATCTTTTTGATTCGCTACTAGATTTAAATAAGTTTAATGAGCTTAACAAATAAAAAAATTTCACAGGAAACACAATTTCTTTTAAAGAAATTATTGGAATCTCTCCAACTTTTTCTTTAAGTCCTAAAAAAAGTTTTTCACAATTAGATTGTGCTCTTAATGCTTCTTCTTTTCCATGATAAAGGGACGTGACTTCCAAGGCCATCCGTCTTTGCAAATCTCGAGGATTATTGTCTTTAAGGAGAGTTAAATCTAATTCTGTAAGCAATTCAAAATAGGATGGAATAATATTATCTGGAACTTTTTCTAGTTTCGAATACATTGATAGTGAATCCTCGCTCAAGCCAACAGTATTAGATTCTGATTTACTCATTTTTTTAATTCCATCCAATCCAGTTAAAATTGGAAGCAATATTCCATATTGTGGTTCTTGTTTAAAGTGTCTTTGCAAATCTCTTCCTATTGCAATATTAAATTTCTGATCTGTACCACCAAGTTCAATATCTGAATTCACTGCCACTGAATCATAGCCTTGAAGTAATGGGTATAAAAATTCATGTAATGCAATTGGAGTTTGAGAGTTATATCTCTTATTAAATTCTTCCTTGGCGAGCATCTGGCTAACAGTAGCGCTTCCCATTAATTCAATAATTGAATTAAGATTTAGATTTTTTAACCACTCACTGTTGTATCTAATTTCTATCCTATCTTCTGAATCAAAATCTAAAATAGATTTATCAGATGATTTACCCATCCCAAGTTGATTTAAATATGTTTTTGAATTTTCCTTAACCTCTTCTTCGGATAGTTGAACTCTTGTTTTATTTTTTCCTGTTGGATCTCCTATTTGTGCAGTAAAATCTCCAATTATTAGTACCGCAACATGACCATTATCTTGAAAAGCTCTGAGTTTTTTAAACAAGATACTATGACCAAGATGAATATCAGTTCCTGTTGGGTCTATACCAAGTTTTACTCTTAATTTACTTTTACTTTTATTCGCATCATTGATTTTAGATGAAAGTGTTTGATCAAAATTTCTGAGTGGAAATGATTCTTCTATTCCCCGGAGGAGCCATTTTGGTAATTCAAATTTATCTACCATAAAAAATTCAATTTTAGAAAGTTAAGAACTCTTATCAAGTTCTTCCTTCATTCTTATCAAGGTTTTATTCATTTGATCGAACATTTGATCAGGAGTAATTCCAAATTGGCTTAACTGCGTCTTTAACTGTTCTACAGTCATTTTAGCTTGAAAATCTTCTGACAATTCGAACCTTTTCATAAAAACTTTATATCGATCCATAAGTGATTCCATTTTCTTTATAAACATAACTTTTCCTTCTCTATCAAATTTCCCATAATCAGAACCTAGTTTCATCAGTTCTTGATAATCTGTAAAAAGCTTTTTAGCTTCTTCTTGAACTATATCTGACTCGAAAAAGCTCATTTTTTATTTTAATTAACTTAATAGTTTACTCCTTACCAAGATAACAAGAATCTTTTGAATTAATTATAAGATTAATAAATTTTTAGTTTATAAATATTTATTTGAATAATAATAATTAAGAATTAAGATTCTAAAACATAATAAACACATTTGGAAAACTCTAATTTAGATAATATTTCAAAGAAAAATAAGCAATTTGAGTTATTTAGTTCCGCATTAGATACCTCAAGTAATCTGCCTTTCTCAAATAATCTTAAAGTTAGAAGTAAAACCTTAATGGATTGGCGAAATAGAATTTCTGATTATCAATCTAAAATTGTGGAAGATAACCAAAATGACATTTTTCAACATTCGATTATTCCAGAGAACGATACTATTTATCATGAAAGAATTCACCCCTTTTCATTACAAGGATTATCGTTAAATTTTTGGAGAACAAATCAATTCGTACATAATGGTCCAGCTATGTATTTTGTAATTGATACGATAGGTAGCTCTCAAATAATTCTCTATATAGGGGAAACTAATTCAGCTAATAAAAGATGGAAAGGTGAGCATGACTGCAAAAATTACCTTAGTAACTATAAAGAAGCGCTAACATATAACAATCTAACTAATCAGTTAGATATACGTTTTTTTTTAGATGTCCCCAAAGAAGCCAAATCAAGACGTAGATTAGAACAGAAACTAATATATTTATGGATGCCACCATTTAATAAAGAAACTAGAAATAGATGGTCAACTACTTTTACAAACAATTAAAATTAATTAAATCTTTATCAAAATGCAATTTTCAACTTTCCAACAAGATCTTAATACTTGGCAAGGTTCTTCATTAATATTTGGAATTGTTGAGGAGGATCTTAAGAATCAATTACAAAAAATTAATTTCATTATTGATTCAAAGCTATTACTAGAAAAAATAAATCAAAAAAAGTTCAACGGAGAAAAAGGTAAGATATTAAACTTTGATTTTTTTGATCAAAGGTTGCAAACTCTGAAGATTATCGGTCTTGGAGAAAGCAAAAATATAAACAGTAATGATATTAAAAATTCTCTAGCAGATGTTATAAGAAAAAGTTCTGATAAAGAAGAAAAAATTAGTATCTTGTTTCCTTGGGAATTAATAAATTCTCCAGAAGAAATTCAATCTTTTGGAGAATCAGCAAGATTATCAGCCTACAAAGATAATCGATTCAATAGCAAAAGAGATGATAAAAAAGTTCTTAACGAAATAGAATTTTTAAATTTAAATAAATTTAAAAATATAAACTTCAATGAAACCGAATATATTTGTGAAGGCGTTGAGCTAGCAAGGAGGCTTGTAGCTGCTCCCCCAAATAGTCTTACTCCGCTAGAGATGTCTATACAAGCCTCAAAGATAGCTAAAGACCATGGTTTAGAAATTAAAATCCTTGAAAAAAATGAATGTGAAGATTTAGGTATGGGTGCATATTTAGCAGTAGCCAAAGGTTCTGATTTAGAACCTAAATTTATACATTTAACTTTAAAATCGACAAGTCCTGTAAAAGAAAAGATTGCATTAGTTGGTAAAGGTTTAACCTTTGATTCAGGAGGATATAACCTAAAAGTTGGAGCTTCCCAAATTGAAATGATGAAATATGACATGGGAGGTAGCGCGGCAGTTCTTGGTGCCGCCAAAGCACTCGGAGCTATAAAACCAGATGGATTAGAAATACACTTTATCGTGGCAGCTTGTGAGAATATGATAAATGGATCAGCTGTACATCCTGGAGATGTTATAAAAGCTTCAAATGGCAAGACAATTGAAATTAATAATACTGATGCTGAGGGTAGACTTACATTGGCTGATGCATTAACTTACGCATCAAATCTAAAACCTGATTCAATTATTGATCTTGCTACATTGACTGGTGCAATTGTTGTTGCACTAGGAAATGATGTGGCCGGTTTTTGGACCAATAACAATATGATGGCAAGTGACTTAAAAACAGCATCATCCCAAGCTGGAGAGGAATTATGGCAAATGCCTTTACAAAAATCTTATAAAGATGGTCTTAAGTCTCACATTGCCGACATGAAAAATACTGGCCCAAGGGCTGGTGGATCCATAACAGCTGCATTATTTTTAGAGGAATTTTTTGATAAAAATATAAAGTGGGCTCATATTGACATCGCTGGAACTTGTTGGACTGACAAAAATAGAGGTATTCATCCATCAGGAGCTACAGGATATGGAGTTAAAACTTTAGTCCAATGGATTAAAAATAAAAGATGAGATGAAAAATAATTATTCAGACCAAACATTAATTGATCTAGCATTTTCTTTCCATAATTTGTCCAATTGCTGATCTCTTCCACAAGAGAATCTATAGAATTTATATTTTAATTCATTTCTATTAGCAAAATCCTGATGATATGCTTCCGCTTCCCAGAACTGACTTTTTGGTTTTAGTTCAACATTAATTTTTTCTAAATTAACCCCTAATTCCTTTGAAGCAGAAAGGAGAGATTTTCTAGCTTCATTCTTTTCGTCTGAATTTTCAAAAAAGATTACTGGCCTATAAGAATCTCCTCTGTCACAAAATTGGCCACCTCCATCAAGTGGATCAATATTTCTAAAATATAACCTGTATATTTCTGATAAAGTTACTACTTCTGAATCATAATTTACTAAAACCACTTCTTGATGACCATTATGATTTTCATATGTAGGTTTTTGCAAATCCCCTCCAGAGTATCCACTTATTACTGAAGTTATACCTCTTAATGATTCTAAATCATGTTCTAAACACCAAAAACATCCTCCGGCTAGTACTACATCTTCAGCGAAAGTATTTATAGGATTTACGAGTATTGAAAATACAATAATTAATGAGAAAAGATACTTCATTTTTTAATTATAAACATCAAATTAAAGAATTTATAATTTCTTCCGCTGCTCTTTTTACTACACCTTCTTGACCTAACTCTTTTTTTAAATCCGCATAACCTTTTGAAATTTTTTCTTTTTCTGATTTGCGATCTAATATTTTACAGGCCTTATCATATATTTTTTTTACCTCAAAATCTTTTTGAACGAATTCAGGAATAATTCTTTTTTTTACTAGTAAATTAACTGGAGAAATAAATTTAACTTTAAAATTGAGAATTTTTTTTGCAATAAAAGCTGTAACTCTACTTACTCTATATCCAACGATTTGAGGTAACCCATATAAAGCTAATTCCATATTTACCGTTCCTGATTTACATAGGGCTAATTTAGTTAAAGAATAAATATGAGTTTTTAATTCTTCGATATCTGTTTGAGATATAACTTTACCTTTAACTTTAAAATGATCTAAAGCTAATTTAAATTTAGAATCAAAAACTTCTCTACAAGATGGTATATAAACAATAAGACTTGGATATTTTTGTTGTAATTTTCTTGCTACTTGCATAAAAACAGGTAACACATATCTTAATTCTTGAGGTCTTGATGCTGGCATTATTAACAAGATGTTTTCATTTGCTCTAAGCTTAAGGATTTTTCTAGAATCTTTTTTGGTAGGAATTTTTTTTATCAAATCGATCATTGGATGTCCAATCCATAAAACATTTCCACCTCGTCTTTTATAAAAATTTGCTTCTTGTTTAAAAATTGCAAAAATCCTGTCCGAAAAACTTATCAAGTCTGTAGTCGAATTATTACCAACTCGCCAAGCCCACTCTTGAGGGGCGATATAATAGTAAATTGGGATTTTATTCTTCTCACTTTTTAATTTTCTTCCAATTTTAATATTAGGACCCATATAGTCTATTAAGACTAAGCAATTCGGTGATAAATTTTTAAGTGATTTATAAAATTTTTTTTGTATTTGAATTGTTGGGATAATGAGTGGCAAAGCCTCCCAAACACCTATGGCACTTATAGAAGTAGTATCTTGCAAAATTTTTACACCCTCTTTTCGCATTCTTTCTCCACCCAAACCACATATTTCTAAATCAATCGAACGTTTTTCAGCTTCATTAAATAATGCATTAGCTAATAAACCTCCATGTAAATCTCCTGAAACTTCTCCGGTGCTTATGAATATCTTTCTATTCATAAATTAATTGAAGGCATTGGTCCTCTTCTTTTATTAGATATTGAATCTTTTAAAAAATTACATAATTTGCTAGATGAAAAGTCTAATTTTTCTTTCATCGCTATTTCCAATGAAATAGATATTACACCATTAGATTTAAATAATAAATTCCAGGTATTTTGTAATAATTTCAAATCAAAATCTTTATTTTTCATCAACCCACTTCTTTTAATTCCTACCCTATTTAAGCCTCTCAATCTACCAGGATGACCCTCAGCCAAGCAAAAAGGAGGTACATCTCTATCTACTCTAGTCATTCCACCTATCATTGCCAGATATCCTACATGTACAAATTGATGGATACCTAAACACCCTCCAATAATTGCATTATCTTCAACTGTTACATGACCAGCAACCTGGACACTATTTGACAAAACAATTCCATTACCAATTTCACAATTATGACCAATATGTGTATAAGCCATTAATAAATTATTATTCCCAATAATCGTTTTTTCTCCTTCATCAGTTGCCTTATTAATAGTTACACATTCTCTAAAAGTATTATTATCCCCAATAATCACCTCTGTAGATGCACCCTTATATTTAAGGTCTTGAGGTTCAAGTCCAATGAAAACATTTGGAAAAACTTTATTATTTTTACCTATTTTTGTTTTCCCTTCAATAACAGCATTAGGGCCTATTTGAGTACCTGAATCTATTACGACTTTTGGCCCGATAATAGCTCCACTAGCAATAGAAACTCCATCATGTAACTCTGCACTTGAATCAACCAATGCATTTGGATGAACTATTGCACCTTTAAAATTAGTATTTTTAATCTCCATGTTTTTAATCAACTAATGAAAACATTAATTCGCCTGAGCAAACCAACTTCCCATCAACATGAGCTTCACCTTTTACCTTCCCAAATCTTTGTCTCTTTATACTTAATAACTCGCAAGTAATTACTAACTGGTCTCCAGGTACTACTGGCCTTCTAAATTTGACATTATTAATACCTGCAAATACAAAAAGTCCTTTGGGAAGGTCAGGCATTTGAGTTACGATTATTCCCCCTACTTGAGCCATTGCTTCAACAATAAGCACCCCAGGCATTAAAGGTCTCTCTGGGAAATGGCCCTGAAATTGAGGCTCATTTATAGTCACATTTTTCAATGCAACAGCTTTTTTGCCTGGGACATGTTCTATAACTCTATCTATAAGAGCGAAAGGAAATCTATGAGGCAAAAGACCTAATATTTCCTCAGAAGATAGTTGATTATTTTCAGTCGATAATTGTTGTTCCAAAACTTAAGAAAATAAAGTTAATTTTTTAGTGATGAGGCTAATAAAGCATTCAAAGAATGTGATCCTTTATAGACTAAAATTTGAGCCTTAGGTAACCCTACCAAAGCCAAGTCCCCAATAAGATCTAAAATTTTATGTCTTATAGGTTCATTACTAAATCTTAGTGGAGGATTAACCCATTTATCCCCATCACATACAAGAGCATTTTCTAAACTGCCCCCTTTTATTAATCCCAATTCACTTAATTCTTGAAATTGGTCCTTAAAACCAAATGTACGAGCAGGAGCAATATTTTCCACAAAACTTTTTGGGTTTAAATCTATTACATAAGTTTGATTTCCAATTGCTTTATAAGAAAAATTTATAGTTGAGATAATTGTAATTTTATTAGATGGAGTTAAAGCGATAACTGAACTATCTTTATTAAATATCATTGATTTATTAACCTCTCTTATAAAGTTTTTTGGTTTAGGAACTCTTTTAATACCAACCTCTTCAAATGCCTTAACCCATTGAATTGCTGATCCATCGAGTAATGGGATTTCCTTCCCATCAACTTCAATATGAATATAACTCAATCCACAACCTGCTAATGATGATAATAAGTGTTCAATAGTATATAAATTTCTCCCCGCTAATTTGACTGCAGTACATAACATAGTGCTGCCAATTAAATTTTGATTTAACTGAAAAATATCGTCTGGCTTATCTGAGAAAGAAACATAAAAACCCTCTTTTTCAAACGGTGAAATTTTTATTCTTGTTTTTTCACCACTATGAAGTCCTACACCCTCTTTGGTGATAACACCAGAGAGGGTGTAACAGGAATCATAATTAGAAGGCCAAGAAAACACTTAAAATTTCCATCCAACTCCGAGATTATATCTCCAATCACCACTTAAGTCTTTACTAGCAACATCCAATCTTAGAGGTCCAATTGGTGTCTTAATACCGACCCCTCCTCCGAGAGAATAACCAGAACCCGATTTTTCTAATAATTTACCTGGTTTACCTGGAACGTCATCTTGGGATCCTAAATCACTTCCAAAATCAGCGAATAAAGCTCCTGATATCATTCTCCAGACGGGGAAGCGGTATTCAGCAGTTGCTTCCGCAAAACTTTTACTTACAGAAAGATCACAGGAGCCCCAACCTCTTACAGAGGAAGAACCTCCCATACAAAATGCTTCATAAGGAGGTAAATCCCCAATAATTGTTCCAGCTTTAAATTCGAATCCAATAGTTTGAGGGCAATCACTATTAACAACCTCACTGGACTTACATCCTTTAGTAAGGTTTATCAATTTTGTTGGGATAAAAAATGCATATGTTGCTCTTACTCTATTAAAGGTCGGAGAGTTATTTCCCATTGAAATAAATTGTTCACTACCAAGACTAAATTTATTTCCTGAAGTTGGATTAATTGAATTATTAAAATTATTCCTTGTGGTCGAGCCAATAAAACTAACTAGTGTATTTTCAGAAGGGCATGAACCATCTTTAGGTGAATAACCAATACAAAAAATTTCATCACCTTCAGTCGTTGGAGTTTTATCTCCATAGGGTTTTAGATTTCCATCACTATCAATCATTTTTACTTGTTTAAAATTCATCCCGGCAAGAACTCTCCATTTTGTTTCTTTAAAAGGATCACCACCGTTAAGAGGTCTTGAGAATGAGAATCCACCTCCCGTTTTTTCTAAAACTATTGATGAGAAAGTATCATTACTCTCTGTTGTTGTATCGTCAACCGCATAAATTCTTCCGTGATTTTCACTTTTAAATTCTTGAGGATAATCTCGACTTAAAAAAACATTTGTCCTAAAAGAAGTCTTATACTTATCACCTTTTATCCAAGGGTCAGATAAAGAAAAGTTATAAGTTGTTGAGTATTCGCCAAAATTAAGGTTGATATTTGTTGACCATGCTCTTCCTAAAGCATTAGTTTCTGACAATCCCATTTGTGCAAAGATACCAGAACCATTACTGTAACCTAAACCACCTGTTAGGGAACCTGTTCTTTGCTCACTCAAATCTAAGAAAATTAAAACTTTTCCAGGATTTTTAATATCCGGACCAAGAGAAACTTTGACATCATCAAACAGGGATGTGGCATAAAGTCTTTTTATATCGGCTTCTAATATTGTTCTATTAAATATAGAGCCTGGGATTGTCTTCAATTCTCTCTTTATGACCCAATCTTTTGTTTTACCTTTCCTAGGCTTCCCATCTACAACAGATTCTCCATCTGATCCAATAAACCTAAATTCAATATCAGAAATTATTCCTTCCTCTACATTTAAAATGATAACTCCATCACCAGATATTCTTTCAGGACCATTTATTCTTGAGAGAGAATAACCCTTTTCTGTGTACCATTTTTTAATCAAATTTATTCTATTTTGAAGTTCATTTAAATTCAGAGTGGTCCCATAATACTTGGTAAAAACATTGTCCACAAATTCATTAGGAATAATTGTATTTTTCGGATTAAGTTTGACTTTTTTTAGGATTGGATTAGGTACAACGCTTACTATCAGCCTTACTCCAAGTGGACCATCTTGAGACTTAATCTTTACCCCTGAGAACCAACCACTTGCATAGATTGAATTTAAATCATTTTTTAATTTTTTATTATTAATAACGCTTCCAGGCTTGATAGTCATAGAATCATAAGCTGCTAACTCTAACTTTCTACCTTCAGGATGATTTTCCCATCCTTCAATAATTATTTCTGAAATGAGTACATTCTCTTCAGAATCTCTT is part of the Prochlorococcus marinus subsp. pastoris str. CCMP1986 genome and harbors:
- the lpxC gene encoding UDP-3-O-acyl-N-acetylglucosamine deacetylase translates to MFSWPSNYDSCYTLSGVITKEGVGLHSGEKTRIKISPFEKEGFYVSFSDKPDDIFQLNQNLIGSTMLCTAVKLAGRNLYTIEHLLSSLAGCGLSYIHIEVDGKEIPLLDGSAIQWVKAFEEVGIKRVPKPKNFIREVNKSMIFNKDSSVIALTPSNKITIISTINFSYKAIGNQTYVIDLNPKSFVENIAPARTFGFKDQFQELSELGLIKGGSLENALVCDGDKWVNPPLRFSNEPIRHKILDLIGDLALVGLPKAQILVYKGSHSLNALLASSLKN
- the pyrF gene encoding orotidine-5'-phosphate decarboxylase; this encodes MKKFNTEEKIILAIDGLDIFQAKVLLERCPNIKWVKVGLELFTREGPSVIKILKNLNKKIFLDLKFHDIPNTMSAACYEVSKLGVDIISVHASAGSKALTASKKASLEGAKIATVNAPCVIGITVLTSLSSEEFQTDLDRKNSIEENVIRLAKLSFDAGLDGCVCSPLEAKILRSMYKNNFELITPGIRTNIQKKDDQNRIMTPFEAISNGSSKLVIGRAITKAKDPNKAFLDICESIC
- the fabZ gene encoding 3-hydroxyacyl-ACP dehydratase FabZ, with translation MEQQLSTENNQLSSEEILGLLPHRFPFALIDRVIEHVPGKKAVALKNVTINEPQFQGHFPERPLMPGVLIVEAMAQVGGIIVTQMPDLPKGLFVFAGINNVKFRRPVVPGDQLVITCELLSIKRQRFGKVKGEAHVDGKLVCSGELMFSLVD
- a CDS encoding leucyl aminopeptidase, with translation MQFSTFQQDLNTWQGSSLIFGIVEEDLKNQLQKINFIIDSKLLLEKINQKKFNGEKGKILNFDFFDQRLQTLKIIGLGESKNINSNDIKNSLADVIRKSSDKEEKISILFPWELINSPEEIQSFGESARLSAYKDNRFNSKRDDKKVLNEIEFLNLNKFKNINFNETEYICEGVELARRLVAAPPNSLTPLEMSIQASKIAKDHGLEIKILEKNECEDLGMGAYLAVAKGSDLEPKFIHLTLKSTSPVKEKIALVGKGLTFDSGGYNLKVGASQIEMMKYDMGGSAAVLGAAKALGAIKPDGLEIHFIVAACENMINGSAVHPGDVIKASNGKTIEINNTDAEGRLTLADALTYASNLKPDSIIDLATLTGAIVVALGNDVAGFWTNNNMMASDLKTASSQAGEELWQMPLQKSYKDGLKSHIADMKNTGPRAGGSITAALFLEEFFDKNIKWAHIDIAGTCWTDKNRGIHPSGATGYGVKTLVQWIKNKR
- a CDS encoding BamA/TamA family outer membrane protein, with product MRNNLSKFTKAFTSMAYFSFIFISNNSELAARDLLYKEGEFKKIKINNKNTNQYLNNRISAFNFAKKNNVLIVDNGKRDSEENVLISEIIIEGWENHPEGRKLELAAYDSMTIKPGSVINNKKLKNDLNSIYASGWFSGVKIKSQDGPLGVRLIVSVVPNPILKKVKLNPKNTIIPNEFVDNVFTKYYGTTLNLNELQNRINLIKKWYTEKGYSLSRINGPERISGDGVIILNVEEGIISDIEFRFIGSDGESVVDGKPRKGKTKDWVIKRELKTIPGSIFNRTILEADIKRLYATSLFDDVKVSLGPDIKNPGKVLIFLDLSEQRTGSLTGGLGYSNGSGIFAQMGLSETNALGRAWSTNINLNFGEYSTTYNFSLSDPWIKGDKYKTSFRTNVFLSRDYPQEFKSENHGRIYAVDDTTTESNDTFSSIVLEKTGGGFSFSRPLNGGDPFKETKWRVLAGMNFKQVKMIDSDGNLKPYGDKTPTTEGDEIFCIGYSPKDGSCPSENTLVSFIGSTTRNNFNNSINPTSGNKFSLGSEQFISMGNNSPTFNRVRATYAFFIPTKLINLTKGCKSSEVVNSDCPQTIGFEFKAGTIIGDLPPYEAFCMGGSSSVRGWGSCDLSVSKSFAEATAEYRFPVWRMISGALFADFGSDLGSQDDVPGKPGKLLEKSGSGYSLGGGVGIKTPIGPLRLDVASKDLSGDWRYNLGVGWKF
- the tyrS gene encoding tyrosine--tRNA ligase translates to MVDKFELPKWLLRGIEESFPLRNFDQTLSSKINDANKSKSKLRVKLGIDPTGTDIHLGHSILFKKLRAFQDNGHVAVLIIGDFTAQIGDPTGKNKTRVQLSEEEVKENSKTYLNQLGMGKSSDKSILDFDSEDRIEIRYNSEWLKNLNLNSIIELMGSATVSQMLAKEEFNKRYNSQTPIALHEFLYPLLQGYDSVAVNSDIELGGTDQKFNIAIGRDLQRHFKQEPQYGILLPILTGLDGIKKMSKSESNTVGLSEDSLSMYSKLEKVPDNIIPSYFELLTELDLTLLKDNNPRDLQRRMALEVTSLYHGKEEALRAQSNCEKLFLGLKEKVGEIPIISLKEIVFPVKFFYLLSSLNLFKSSSESKRSIKGGGVKIDSYKLVNPDLVFDSKEDLSGKILQIGKKIIKRFDN
- the lpxB gene encoding lipid-A-disaccharide synthase, with the protein product MNRKIFISTGEVSGDLHGGLLANALFNEAEKRSIDLEICGLGGERMRKEGVKILQDTTSISAIGVWEALPLIIPTIQIQKKFYKSLKNLSPNCLVLIDYMGPNIKIGRKLKSEKNKIPIYYYIAPQEWAWRVGNNSTTDLISFSDRIFAIFKQEANFYKRRGGNVLWIGHPMIDLIKKIPTKKDSRKILKLRANENILLIMPASRPQELRYVLPVFMQVARKLQQKYPSLIVYIPSCREVFDSKFKLALDHFKVKGKVISQTDIEELKTHIYSLTKLALCKSGTVNMELALYGLPQIVGYRVSRVTAFIAKKILNFKVKFISPVNLLVKKRIIPEFVQKDFEVKKIYDKACKILDRKSEKEKISKGYADLKKELGQEGVVKRAAEEIINSLI
- a CDS encoding DUF1825 family protein, with protein sequence MSFFESDIVQEEAKKLFTDYQELMKLGSDYGKFDREGKVMFIKKMESLMDRYKVFMKRFELSEDFQAKMTVEQLKTQLSQFGITPDQMFDQMNKTLIRMKEELDKSS
- the lpxA gene encoding acyl-ACP--UDP-N-acetylglucosamine O-acyltransferase — translated: MEIKNTNFKGAIVHPNALVDSSAELHDGVSIASGAIIGPKVVIDSGTQIGPNAVIEGKTKIGKNNKVFPNVFIGLEPQDLKYKGASTEVIIGDNNTFRECVTINKATDEGEKTIIGNNNLLMAYTHIGHNCEIGNGIVLSNSVQVAGHVTVEDNAIIGGCLGIHQFVHVGYLAMIGGMTRVDRDVPPFCLAEGHPGRLRGLNRVGIKRSGLMKNKDFDLKLLQNTWNLLFKSNGVISISLEIAMKEKLDFSSSKLCNFLKDSISNKRRGPMPSINL
- the msrA gene encoding peptide-methionine (S)-S-oxide reductase MsrA, which produces MKYLFSLIIVFSILVNPINTFAEDVVLAGGCFWCLEHDLESLRGITSVISGYSGGDLQKPTYENHNGHQEVVLVNYDSEVVTLSEIYRLYFRNIDPLDGGGQFCDRGDSYRPVIFFENSDEKNEARKSLLSASKELGVNLEKINVELKPKSQFWEAEAYHQDFANRNELKYKFYRFSCGRDQQLDKLWKENARSINVWSE